The proteins below come from a single Halictus rubicundus isolate RS-2024b chromosome 13, iyHalRubi1_principal, whole genome shotgun sequence genomic window:
- the Ent1 gene encoding equilibrative nucleoside transporter 1: MSYSINRRPLLGGASDSEFEDDLETEVDDLTVSVPDEKPFLKQHEPRDRYNLAYIVFYLLGINTLIPWSFFITADDYWMYKFREISQNSTSHLNYTHLENLEKRTDLQASFTSYLNVASAFPNTFFLIINAFISKRVPLTIRMVGSQCTILLLFIMTTAFVKINTDVWQDRFLAITLTTVAFVNAASAIFGGSLMGIVGRFSPKYITAMQSGQALGGIFTAITEICSLWIGASPVLSGLVYFIIGDIILFLSLIAYIILEKAAFFKYHMLEKSSGAIEREYTVTGEVAFPQGTTISYTRILKRIWPYGVSLFLVFFISLSVYPAVTVLVESQYKGKGHAWNDIYFVPVVTYLTFSMGDYVGRILAGIFQWPRNKPWYVMLLSLIRAVFVPALMFCNAQPRHHLPVYIKNDLCYILLTIVFAVSNGYLCNLTFVLTPVVVESQEREIASAMMGAFLGLGLTSGAALSLVMVKTL, from the exons ATGTCGTACTCCATCAATCGACGTCCCTTATTGGGAGGAGCATCTGACAGTGAGTTCGAAGATGATTTGGAAACCGAAGTTGACGACCTCACTGTTTCTGTCCCAGATGAGAAACCATTTTTAAAACAACACGAACCTCGCGATAG GTATAATCTTGCGTACATAGTCTTTTATTTACTTGGAATAAACACATTGATACCATGGAGTTTTTTTATTACTGCCGATGAT TATTGGATGTACAAGTTCAGAGAAATATCACAGAACTCGACGAGTCACTTGAACTATACCCATTTAGAGAATTTAGAAAAAAGAACCGACTTGCAAGCCAGTTTCACATCGTACTTAAATGTGGCGAGCGCATTTCCgaacacattttttttaattataaatgcaTTTATTAGTAAAAG AGTTCCTCTGACGATACGAATGGTGGGATCTCAATGCACAATCTTGCTGCTCTTCATTATGACAACAGCGTTTGTTAAGATAAACACGGACGTAT GGCAAGACAGATTTTTAGCAATCACCTTGACCACGGTGGCATTTGTAAATG CTGCGAGTGCAATATTCGGAGGTAGCTTAATGGGAATTGTCGGTCGTTTTTCCCCGAAGTACATAACTGCTATGCAAAGTGGCCAAGCTCTAGGAGGAATTTTTACAGCCATAACAGAGATATGTTCACTGTGGATCGGTGCTAGTCCTGTACTCTCAGGCTTAGTTTATTTCATCATAGgagatattattttatttttatctttgatCGCATACATCATTTTAGAAAAGGCA gcattttttaaatatcataTGTTGGAAAAATCATCCGGAGCTATAGAGAGAGAATACACTGTCACTGGAGAAGTAGCTTTTCCTCAAGGCACTACAATTTCCTATACTCGTATTCTCAAAAGGATTTGGCCGTACGGTGTTAGTTTATTTTTGGTATTCTTTATATCTCTTTCTGTGTATCCAGCAGTCACTGTGTTAGTGGAAAGTCAGTACAAAGGAAAGGGTCACGCATGGAACG ATATCTACTTTGTGCCTGTGGTCACTTACCTCACTTTTAGCATGGGAGACTATGTTGGCAGAATATTGGCTGGAATTTTTCAATGG CCAAGAAATAAACCATGGTATGTCATGCTTCTAAGTTTGATAAGGGCAGTCTTCGTGCCCGCTCTAATGTTTTGTAATGCGCAACCCAGACATCATCTTCCCGTTTATATTAAGAACGAtctttgttatattttattaacTATCGTATTTGCCGTTAGTAACGGCTATCTGTGCAATTTGACATTTGTTCTAACTCCTGT agtcGTGGAGTCTCAAGAAAGGGAGATTGCATCTGCTATGATGGGTGCTTTCCTTGGACTGGGATTAACATCGGGTGCTGCACTGAGTCTAGTCATGGTTAAAACACTTTAA
- the LOC143360504 gene encoding protein-L-isoaspartate(D-aspartate) O-methyltransferase codes for MAWSGRFHARNNKELVQHLKQSRIIKSDRVYEAMSAVDRGNYTHPSYAYVDSPQGIGYGATISAPHMHAYALELLEDKLKSGARALDVGSGSGYLSACMAMMIEPDGIVVGIEHIPELKAYAEENIRKDQPELLGSGHLELVVGDGRLGYPEKAPYNAIHVGAAAKEMPQALVDQLAPGGRLVLPMGPENSDQTLVQIDKTMDGKIKKRSLTSVVFVPLTSKNKQYPS; via the exons ATGGCTTGGTCTGGAAGATTTCATGCAAGAAACAATAAAGAACTTGTACAGCATCTTAAAC AATCAAGAATAATTAAATCTGACAGAGTTTATGAAGCAATGTCTGCTGTAGACAGAGGGAACTATACCCATCCGAGTTATGCATATGTTGATTCTCCACAAGGAATTGGATACGGTGCAACTATAAGTGCTCCTCATATG CATGCATATGCATTAGAGTTACTCGAAGACAAATTAAAAAGCGGTGCCAGAGCATTAGATGTCGGATCTGGCTCTGGATATCTGAGCGCATGCATGGCAATGATGATAGAGCCGGATGGAATAGTTGTAGGTATTGAACATATTCCTGAACTTAAAGCATATGCCGAAGAAAACATTAGGAAGGATCAACCAGAACTTCTTGGAAGCGGTCATCTTGAATTAGTTG TTGGAGATGGAAGATTGGGATACCCTGAGAAAGCACCGTACAATGCTATTCATGTAGGGGCAGCAGCTAAAGAAATGCCACAGGCT CTGGTAGACCAGCTAGCTCCAGGAGGACGGTTAGTATTGCCAATGGGCCCAGAAAACTCAGATCAAACATTAGTACAAATCGATAAGACAATGGATGGAAAGATTAAGAAAAGGTCTCTTACTAGTGTTGTGTTTGTACCACTCACTAGTAAAAATAAGCAATATCCTTCATGA